Sequence from the Candidatus Woesearchaeota archaeon genome:
AACCTCAACTTCCCAGCCGAGAATCTGCCTGTCCTCTTTTCCTATTGCTCCTATGCTTTTCATGATGTTGGGCATCGAATCTGCAATCCTTATCCCGCTTGTGCAGGACTTTATCCTGCCGTTCTCAACTACAAATATCCTGTCCCTGGGTATTGTTGAAAAATCCCCTGTCTTATAATTCTGGAATCTTGTGTACCACAGGTTCGTAACTATTATCCCTTTTTTAATTTCTCCTATGAGCTCCTCAATGGAATAACCCCCTTTTCCAAGAGCAATGTTTGAGGGCTCAGGGGCAACAAGCCCTGCGCTTGCAGTAGTTTTTGTATGATGGCGCTTTGCAGTGGAAGTGTTATGAAGGTATGTCTTAAGGATGCCGTTTTCAATCAGCACATTTTTCTGAGTTGGAACCCCCTCATCGTCAAATGTGCTTGAGCCAAAACCAAATGGCATTGAGGGGTCATCATAAAGATTCACAATCGGAGATGCCGCCTTTTTCCCGAGCATGTTCTGAAAAAATGAGAATCCTGACTCAACCTCAAATATTGAGCAGGATGACGCAGCAAGGTCAAGAAGGGCTGCAAAGGGCAGGGGATAGAAAAGCACATCATACTTTCCCGGAACAATTGCTGATTTGGGAAGAACTCTTCCTGCAATTTCAGATGCCTCTCCTGCGCATCTAACTGGGTTGAATCCTGAAAGAGTTTTTGAGACAGTTACTGAGTGCGCTGACTCGTCCTTTTCCACAATTGCCCTAATTGAAAAATATGCGCCTGTAGAGCGCTCCTCTGCCTCAACATTCCCTGATGTAATCAGGTAATCGCTGCTGCTTTCTGTTTCAAGAATGCCTGCAGTGCGCTTCACCCTTCCTGCCGAAGCTTCGCTTATTGAATCTGAAACATAATCCATTGACTTCTCGCCGATATTCTCAAGCGCCTTGTCATAAAGCCCCTCAATTTTTTTGTACCTGAAAGGGCCTTTTGCTATTCCCATGTATTCCGGATTGGGCTCAACTGAGCGCGCAAACTTTGAGATGAAATCAGCGCTTTTCTCAAGGGTTTTTGGCTCGAAACTTTTGAGAACTGTGCTGACTATCCTTTTATTGAATGATGCAAAGACTGACATGGAATAGTCATAATATAGCATGCTTGCATTTATCACGCTGTTTGAGAACTTTATCTGTGATGTCTTCTGTGATGAAAGGGAAACCACAGCATTATCTGCACCTCTTGTTTTCAGCATTGCAAGAAACCTTCTTGCGCCTTCCCTTGCCTTTTCCTCTGAAGATTTAGCTGAAGCCATAATATTCACTTTTTAGAGAGGTTCACCCTTATTTTCCTCATCCTTATTGATGCCCCTCCAAACCAGACTGGAATTGCCTGCATTGGCTCGCCCTTGCCGCAGCTTCCTGAGTGAAACTCAAGATTATTGGCAACAGCATCAATGCTTGAATAAAGCTTGGGAGTAGTAATCTCAATTGCGGGATTAACCACAGGAACTGAAATCCTTCCATTCTTTATAAGATAAGCCTCTGCGCCGACATATTTCTGGTTGAGCCTCACATCATCAATGTTCCATTCCATGAAATTCCTGAAATAAACCCCGTTTTTCACTCCCTCAATCAGCTCTTCCTCTGAATAATTGCCCGGCACCATGTATGTGTTTGCCATCCTGACTATGGGCTCAACTGCATAGCTTACTGCCCTTGCAGCTGCATTGCTTTTAACGCCAAGCTTAAATGCAGTCTGCCTGCTGTGGAGAAACTCGTTTATCATCCCGTTTTTTATGAGAAGCCTCTTCCCTGCCTTGACTCCCTCGTCATCAAAAAGATAATGCCCGTAGCTGTTCGGAATTGTCGGATCATCTGCAACATTTACACATTCGCTTCCTATCCTTGAATTGAGCATTGATGGGTTGACAAAAGATTCTCCTGCCTGGGCTGCCTCCCTGCCGAGAATCCTGTCTGCCTCATAAGGATGCCCCACGCTTTCATGCACCATTATTGCGACAATTTCAGGAGAGCAGACAATATCCAAATCTCCTTTGGGAGGGGCAATTCCTGATTTCAATGTGCTTCCGAGAGCCCTTGCCTCCCTTTCAACAAGAGAGGGAAGATTCCACTTCTTCATAATCTCATAGCCCGAGCTTGCCCCATACATCCAGGAGCGCTGGCTGCTCTTTCCGTTTGAGATAACGGAAAAATTGTAGTAAAATGATATTCTTGGAATGCGCGAATAAATGCTTGCCCCGTCACTATTTGCAAAAATCTTTTCAGTAGTTGAATCGTGTATTGAAAAATATCTTTCCTGCGCAAGCTTTTTTGCAGAAGAATCAATCTCGCGCAGAAGCCCAATCTTATTTTCTGCGCTGAAATCTGAAACCCTGATTTTTTCAGGAACAGAATATTTTGCCTTATATGGCTTTTCCTCTGAAAATGGAAGGTTCTCGCCAAGCCTTGAAGCCCTTGCTGTCCTTATGCTCTCATCAATTAACCTTTTCACAACTGTCTTGTCCAGCACATTTGTGGAGAGAAATCCAACATTCCCGTGGATTGTGAATCTTAGCCCGAGCCCGTAAAGAGAGGCGCTTGAGGATTCTTCAAGTATCCCGTTCTTGAATGTGAAGCCTGATGAATCTGAATTCTGCAGCCTTGCCTCTGCATAATCAGCTGATTTTTCCAGGTATTTCAGGGAAAAATCCATAATATCAATAAATTTCTGATTCATTTTTTAAACACGCTATGATGAATAAAGAAAAGGCAGCCATTTATATATTTTTTCAATATCATAAAAATCCGCTGAGAGCATTTGATCGGACGCTCTCTTAATCGCGGATTCCATAAAAAATGCTTTGCATTTTTTGGACCCAAAAATCTCTGATTTTTGTGGTTTTAGGATACAACGAACGCAAAGCGTTTGTGTACACAAAATCTCGGATTTTGTTGTACAAAAAGGCGCTGTATCTCGCAACTAAAGTAATGAGTTTTAGCGCCTTTTTTGTATGAATTTTTATTGCTTATGCTCCCCACTGGACATTGGACACGGCCGGAAAAACTATTTAAAGAAAGATTATAATAGTAGAAAGCAGATTTGTTCTTGGAAAGAACCAATCCGACCCTGGAAGGCGCTGCAAAACAGCGCTTTCATTATTTAAGGGGTTTGAAACAAAATGCGAAAAGCAAACGGAGTTGGTAAGAATGGAGAAAGAGAAGACTTTACCCGAGAAAAAGTTTCGGGCTGGCGCGATAAGCGCAACAATCTGGAAAAACAAGACTCAGCAGAAAGGCAACGGTCCTTCTGAATACAGGACTATTTCTCTGGAAAGGGTCTACAAAGACAAGGAAGGAACGTGGCAGAATACCCGCAGCTTAAGGATATTAGACATCCCAAAAGCGCTTCTTGTGCTGAACAAGGCATATGAATACCTTGTGATAAGCGACTCTGACGAAATGGTTGAAGTTGAAGAAGTGCAGTAAAAATTCTAAAAGGTGAATGACATGAGGAAAAAAATCGAAGAAGCAACAGAAGATGTTGAAGAGACCGAAGAAACAGCAAATCTTGATGATTCCGGCTCAGAAGCTGAAAAGCCTGAAAAGGGAGGACTTACCCTAATTGACCTTCCCGGAGTGGGAGCTGCAACAGCTGAAAAGCTTGAAGGAGCAGGATTCAGGAACCTCATGAGCATAGCTGTCGCAACACCCGGAGAGCTTATGGAGATAGCGGGAATGACTGAACCTGCTGCAAGAAAGGCGATAAACTCAGCAAGAGACAAGCTCCAGATGAACTTTGAGGGCGCTGATGAAGTGCTTAAGAGAAGGGAGCGGGTTGAAAAGATAAAGACAGGAAGCGAAGAATTAAACAAGCTCCTTGGTGGGGGGTTTGAAACCGGAGCAATAACAGAGGCATACGGAGAATTCGGCTCTGGAAAAACGCAGATTGCAGATGTGCTCTCAGTGAATGTCCAAAAGCTAAACCCCGAATACTGCGTTGTATACATTGACACAGAAAGCACATTTCGGCCAGAGAGAATTGCACAGATTGCAAAGGCAGCAGGGCTTGACCCCGAAAAAGTTTTGAAGAACATAAAGGTTGCAAGGGCATACAACTC
This genomic interval carries:
- a CDS encoding TldD/PmbA family protein: MASAKSSEEKAREGARRFLAMLKTRGADNAVVSLSSQKTSQIKFSNSVINASMLYYDYSMSVFASFNKRIVSTVLKSFEPKTLEKSADFISKFARSVEPNPEYMGIAKGPFRYKKIEGLYDKALENIGEKSMDYVSDSISEASAGRVKRTAGILETESSSDYLITSGNVEAEERSTGAYFSIRAIVEKDESAHSVTVSKTLSGFNPVRCAGEASEIAGRVLPKSAIVPGKYDVLFYPLPFAALLDLAASSCSIFEVESGFSFFQNMLGKKAASPIVNLYDDPSMPFGFGSSTFDDEGVPTQKNVLIENGILKTYLHNTSTAKRHHTKTTASAGLVAPEPSNIALGKGGYSIEELIGEIKKGIIVTNLWYTRFQNYKTGDFSTIPRDRIFVVENGRIKSCTSGIRIADSMPNIMKSIGAIGKEDRQILGWEVEVPVKTAPVLVKNVNITRPLK
- a CDS encoding TldD/PmbA family protein — protein: MNQKFIDIMDFSLKYLEKSADYAEARLQNSDSSGFTFKNGILEESSSASLYGLGLRFTIHGNVGFLSTNVLDKTVVKRLIDESIRTARASRLGENLPFSEEKPYKAKYSVPEKIRVSDFSAENKIGLLREIDSSAKKLAQERYFSIHDSTTEKIFANSDGASIYSRIPRISFYYNFSVISNGKSSQRSWMYGASSGYEIMKKWNLPSLVEREARALGSTLKSGIAPPKGDLDIVCSPEIVAIMVHESVGHPYEADRILGREAAQAGESFVNPSMLNSRIGSECVNVADDPTIPNSYGHYLFDDEGVKAGKRLLIKNGMINEFLHSRQTAFKLGVKSNAAARAVSYAVEPIVRMANTYMVPGNYSEEELIEGVKNGVYFRNFMEWNIDDVRLNQKYVGAEAYLIKNGRISVPVVNPAIEITTPKLYSSIDAVANNLEFHSGSCGKGEPMQAIPVWFGGASIRMRKIRVNLSKK
- the radA gene encoding DNA repair and recombination protein RadA, which translates into the protein MRKKIEEATEDVEETEETANLDDSGSEAEKPEKGGLTLIDLPGVGAATAEKLEGAGFRNLMSIAVATPGELMEIAGMTEPAARKAINSARDKLQMNFEGADEVLKRRERVEKIKTGSEELNKLLGGGFETGAITEAYGEFGSGKTQIADVLSVNVQKLNPEYCVVYIDTESTFRPERIAQIAKAAGLDPEKVLKNIKVARAYNSDHQMILAEKVEDLIEKQNLKVKLVVVDSLTAHFRAEFIGRGTLADRQQKLNKHMHALMRLADTHNLAVFVTNQVMARPDVFFGDPTQAIGGHIVAHASTFRLYLRKGKKGSRVAKLVDSPNLPEGEAGFYIDETGIRDR